From Etheostoma cragini isolate CJK2018 chromosome 14, CSU_Ecrag_1.0, whole genome shotgun sequence, the proteins below share one genomic window:
- the LOC117956370 gene encoding G1/S-specific cyclin-E2-like isoform X1, whose translation MIIFSNLLLGVFTHAQCAADANLLAPAPNGNGFNLGSEPGRIEAVTTMSRQSGRMLKRSENAAGPKGKVTKQSNRKKIQPLSKLQCEQNQLILEGAAKPCILETSEKGVGVDCGAVLTSPSSSIRPSPLPHLGWGSPEDVWLKMVGREQNYRHSKSFMLKHPTIQPRMRSILLDWLIEVSEAYTLHRQTFYLAQDYFDRFMLTQNNIEKGMLQLIGITCLFIAAKMEEASPPKLSQMAYMTAGTYYEEEIIQMEIIILKALHWHLCPETAVSWLKLYFQMASMNSDSDLLQPQFPQEAYVQMALLLDLCILNINSLDFEYRVLAASVLSHFVGPETAEKVSGLSNDTLQQCVNWMAPFVESVGWFGRATLRNFVGIKREDRHNIQTHTDYLTMLEDVSQKEVNRQFLTPPNSTEKTCTR comes from the exons atgataatCTTTTCCAACCTCCTGTTGGGAGTATTTACACATGCGCAATGTGCCGCAGATGCTAATTTGTTGGCGCCAGCGCCAAATGGAAACGGGTTTAATTTGGGCTCGGAACCAGGGAGG atagaaGCAGTTACAACCATGTCTAGACAAAG tggtCGCATGCTGAAAAGATCTGAAAATGCTGCAGGGCCGAAAGGCAAAGTAACTAAG cAAAGCAATAGAAAAAAGATTCAGCCCCTGTCAAAGCTGCAGTGTGAGCAG AACCAGCTGATACTTGAAGGAGCTGCCAAGCCTTGTATTCTCGAGACTTCTGAGAAGGGAGTCGGGGTCGACTGTGGTGCAGTTCTCACATCCCCATCTTCCTCGATTCGGCCGTCACCTTTGCCTCATCTTGG ATGGGGCTCTCCTGAAGATGTGTGGTTGAAGATGGTCGGCAGGGAGCAGAATTACAGACACAGCAAGAGCTTTATGCTGAAACACCCGACAATACAACCCAGAATGAGATCCATTCTCCTCGACTGGTTAATTGAG GTGAGTGAGGCCTATACGCTTCACCGGCAGACGTTCTACTTGGCTCAGGATTACTTCGACCGGTTCATGTTAACGCAGAACAACATTGAAAAGGGCATGCTGCAGCTCATTGGGATAACTTGTCTTTTTATAGCAGCAAAGATGGAG GAAGCATCTCCTCCAAAGCTGTCACAGATGGCTTATATGACTGCGGGAACCTACTATGAAGAAGAGATCATTCAAATGGAGATAATAATTTTGAAG GCATTGCATTGGCACCTTTGTCCTGAAACAGCCGTGTCTTGGCTGAAGCTTTACTTCCAGATGGCATCGATGAACAGCGACTCTGACCTGCTGCAGCCACAGTTTCCGCAGGAGGCTTACGTACAAATGGCACTT cTTTTAGACCTGTGTATACTCAACATAAACTCTCTGGACTTTGAGTATCGAGTGTTAGCTGCCTCAGTCCTGAGCCACTTTGTTGGACCTGAAACAGCTGAAAAGGTTTCAG gtCTGTCTAACGACACCCTCCAGCAGTGTGTGAACTGGATGGCCCCCTTTGTAGAGTCGGTGGGCTGGTTTGGCAGAGCGACCCTGAGGAATTTTGTTGGGATaaagagagaagacagacacaACATCCAGACGCATACAGACTATCTGACCATGCTg GAGGACGTCAGTCAAAAGGAGGTAAACAGACAGTTCCTCACTCCTCCCAACAGCACAGAGAAAACCTGCACACGTTGA
- the LOC117956370 gene encoding G1/S-specific cyclin-E2-like isoform X2 yields MSRQSGRMLKRSENAAGPKGKVTKQSNRKKIQPLSKLQCEQNQLILEGAAKPCILETSEKGVGVDCGAVLTSPSSSIRPSPLPHLGWGSPEDVWLKMVGREQNYRHSKSFMLKHPTIQPRMRSILLDWLIEVSEAYTLHRQTFYLAQDYFDRFMLTQNNIEKGMLQLIGITCLFIAAKMEEASPPKLSQMAYMTAGTYYEEEIIQMEIIILKALHWHLCPETAVSWLKLYFQMASMNSDSDLLQPQFPQEAYVQMALLLDLCILNINSLDFEYRVLAASVLSHFVGPETAEKVSGLSNDTLQQCVNWMAPFVESVGWFGRATLRNFVGIKREDRHNIQTHTDYLTMLEDVSQKEVNRQFLTPPNSTEKTCTR; encoded by the exons ATGTCTAGACAAAG tggtCGCATGCTGAAAAGATCTGAAAATGCTGCAGGGCCGAAAGGCAAAGTAACTAAG cAAAGCAATAGAAAAAAGATTCAGCCCCTGTCAAAGCTGCAGTGTGAGCAG AACCAGCTGATACTTGAAGGAGCTGCCAAGCCTTGTATTCTCGAGACTTCTGAGAAGGGAGTCGGGGTCGACTGTGGTGCAGTTCTCACATCCCCATCTTCCTCGATTCGGCCGTCACCTTTGCCTCATCTTGG ATGGGGCTCTCCTGAAGATGTGTGGTTGAAGATGGTCGGCAGGGAGCAGAATTACAGACACAGCAAGAGCTTTATGCTGAAACACCCGACAATACAACCCAGAATGAGATCCATTCTCCTCGACTGGTTAATTGAG GTGAGTGAGGCCTATACGCTTCACCGGCAGACGTTCTACTTGGCTCAGGATTACTTCGACCGGTTCATGTTAACGCAGAACAACATTGAAAAGGGCATGCTGCAGCTCATTGGGATAACTTGTCTTTTTATAGCAGCAAAGATGGAG GAAGCATCTCCTCCAAAGCTGTCACAGATGGCTTATATGACTGCGGGAACCTACTATGAAGAAGAGATCATTCAAATGGAGATAATAATTTTGAAG GCATTGCATTGGCACCTTTGTCCTGAAACAGCCGTGTCTTGGCTGAAGCTTTACTTCCAGATGGCATCGATGAACAGCGACTCTGACCTGCTGCAGCCACAGTTTCCGCAGGAGGCTTACGTACAAATGGCACTT cTTTTAGACCTGTGTATACTCAACATAAACTCTCTGGACTTTGAGTATCGAGTGTTAGCTGCCTCAGTCCTGAGCCACTTTGTTGGACCTGAAACAGCTGAAAAGGTTTCAG gtCTGTCTAACGACACCCTCCAGCAGTGTGTGAACTGGATGGCCCCCTTTGTAGAGTCGGTGGGCTGGTTTGGCAGAGCGACCCTGAGGAATTTTGTTGGGATaaagagagaagacagacacaACATCCAGACGCATACAGACTATCTGACCATGCTg GAGGACGTCAGTCAAAAGGAGGTAAACAGACAGTTCCTCACTCCTCCCAACAGCACAGAGAAAACCTGCACACGTTGA
- the ints8 gene encoding integrator complex subunit 8 isoform X1, with product MATKRKRKHTGEMSKRRMNYGRMSVETADRVAAVTSSRPSTPLQTSWFEFLLDGRLLENHLQNSYPDPSPVQLIVQFLEQASKPSVNEQNQVQPPVDNRRNRTLKLLALKVAAHMKWDLDALEKGLTIPVLNMLLNELLCVSKVPPGVKHVDLDLSTLPPTTAMAVIIYNRWAIRTIVLSSFPEKQTKPGPHQMNMLSIVQQEKEMTDNILTVLKEQATDSISVLEGALQLKKDFYVHTLRTLDLLAADAAANGETESSTAGLRISADELQCQVHYDLGGIFFQQGCTDQTAYKNARDHFRQTKELLTKLDSTVHVHLDEKRLAGYWNACKALTEDCDPSDSQNTPYNQINSLIRARNYQAVIEAFIKDNVCRSLPNNFRRSVLREFLYKVQQGESTLDEVCYKLCVCNAVRDALEGEVLSVRFQQLLLKPSKKMVDFILEVCTLSLEKGRQSETSRRNMGTFMKTLCETLEELSLLFVVSSHKLFVELLKEEERKVLVEQLRKRSTTINLSAKPLPSFYDIPASASVNIGQLEQQLILLLEPRRIRQILMELHGMAERPFWRVNSKWEVPPDYINVILGIKDNLTKDLVYILMAKGLHCISIKDFAHARQLFSACLELVTEFSPKLRQVMLNEMLLLEVRAHETMAAEGSKERPPSDLVSRVRGYLEMRIHDLPLRQVVGKECVAFMLNWRENDYLTLQVPPSLVMNNPYIKLGQLLASTCKELPGPKECRRTAKELWDVVVQICSVSIQHKRNHDGRVGLIKQRESSMGILHRSKFITFIKKIREPLVLTTLISLFVRLHSIVRDDIVNEVTAEHLSIWPSTLPNIQAVDVEAVAVTVKELVSYALTLNPNNQSWLITQADIYFVTNQYSAALNFYLQAGAVCSDFFTKAVPPDVYSDQVLKRMIKCCSMMNCHTQVAVLCQFLREVDYMTAFKALQEQNSHDAMDSFYDYIWDVTILEYLTHIHHKRGETEKRQIAIKAIGQTELNTSNPEEVLQLAAQKRKKRFLQAMAKLYF from the exons ATGGCGACGAAGCGGAAGCGGAAACACACCGGCGAGATGTCGAAGCGCAGAATGAATTAT GGGAGGATGAGTGTTGAGACAGCGGACCGGGTCGCTGCTGTGACCAGCAGCCGGCCTAGCACGCCTCTTCAGACCTCCTGGTTCGAGTTCCTCCTGGATGGCAGACTGCTGGAGAACCACCTACAGAACTCATACCCAG ACCCGTCGCCGGTGCAGCTGATCGTCCAGTTCCTGGAGCAGGCATCCAAGCCCTCCGTGAACGAGCAGAATCAAGTGCAGCCTCCGGTAGATAACCGCAGGAACCGCACCCTGAAGCTGCTGGCACTAAAGGTAGCTGCCCACATGAAGTGGGATCTGGATGCTCTTGAGAAAGG TTTGACCATTCCAGTATTAAATATGTTACTGAATGAACTCCTGTGTGTGAGCAAAGTGCCACCCGGGGTGAAACATGTGGACCTGGACCTGTCCACTCTGCCTCCGACCACAGCCATGGCTGTCATCATATACAACCGCTG GGCCATCAGAACCATCGTGCTGAGCAGCTTTCCAGAGAAACAGACCAAACCAGGACCTCACCAGATGAACAT GTTAAGTATTGTGCAGCAGGAGAAAGAGATGACTGACAACATCCTTACTGTG CTGAAAGAGCAGGCAACTGACTCCATCAGCGTCCTGGAAGGAGCTCTGCAGCTGAAGAAAGACTTCTACGTTCACACCCTGAGGACTCTGGATCTGCtggctgctgatgctgctgccaACGGAGAGACAGAGTCATCGACTGCAGGGCTTCGCATCAGTGCCGATGAGCTGCAGTGTCAG GTGCATTATGACTTGGGAGGTATTTTCTTCCAGCAAGGTTGCACAGACCAAACAGCCTATAAGAACGCCCGTGATCACTTTAGACAAACAAAGGAACTATTAACAAAG ctggACTCAACTGTTCATGTTCACTTGGATGAGAAACGTCTGGCTGGCTACTGGAACGCCTGCAAAGCTTTGACTGAAGACTGTGACCCGTCAGACTCCCAGAACACACCCTACAACCAGATCAACAGCCTGATCAGGGCGCGCAACTACCAG GCTGTCATCGAAGCCTTTATCAAAGACAACGTGTGCCGCAGTTTGCCAAACAACTTCAGACGGTCTGTTCTCAGGGAGTTCCTGTATAAAGTGCAACAAGG GGAATCAACCTTAGATGAGGTTTGCTACAAGCTGTGTGTTTGCAACGCCGTCCGAGATGCTTTGGAAGGAGAAGTCCTCAGTGTGCGCTTCCAGCAGCTCCTCCTCAAACCCAGTAAAAAGATGGTGGACTTCATTTTAGAG GTATGCACACTTTCGTTGGAAAAGGGTCGTCAGTCTGAGACATCAAGAAGAAACATGGGTACTTTCATGAA GACTCTGTGTGAAACCTTGGAAGAGCTGTCTCTGCTTTTTGTGGTGTCGTCTCATAAGCTCTTCGTGGAGCTgttgaaggaggaggagaggaaggtcCTGGTAGAGCAGCTGAGGAAGAGATCAACCACGATCAACCTCAGCGCCAAGCCTCTGCCTTCCTTCTATGACATTCCAG CATCAGCGAGTGTGAATATTGGGCAGCTGGAGCAGCAGCTCATCCTTTTACTGGAGCCACGCAGGATCAGACAGATCCTCATGGAACTCCACGGCATGGCCGAACGGCCCTTCTGGAGGGTCAACAGTAAG TGGGAAGTTCCACCAGACTACATAAACGTAATCCTTGGCATTAAAGACAACCTGACAAAGGACCTGGTTTATATCCTCATGGCCAAAGGACTCCACTGCATATCAATAAAG GACTTTGCCCATGCACGACAGCTTTTCTCAGCCTGCCTGGAGCTTGTTACAGAGTTCTCCCCAAAGCTGAGGCAGGTGATGCTGAACGAGATGCTGCTGCTGGAAGTCCGTGCACATGAGACAATGGCGGCCGAGGGCAGCAAGGAGCGGCCGCCCTCCGACCTGGTCAGCAGGGTCAGAGGATACCTGGAGATGAGGATTCACG ATCTGCCTCTGCGTCAGGTGGTAGGAAAGGAGTGTGTTGCTTTCATGTTGAACTGGAGGGAGAACGATTACCTTACTCTGCAGGTGCCACCATCTCTGGTCATGAACAACCCATACATCAAG CTGGGTCAGCTTCTGGCTTCAACTTGCAAAGAGCTTCCAGGTCCTAAAGAGTGTCGGCGCACAGCCAAGGAGCTGTGGGATGTGGTGGTTCAGATCTGCAGCGTGTCCATCCAGCACAAGAGGAATCACGACGGCAGAGTGGGCCTCATCAAACAGAGAGAGTCCTCCATGGGCATTCTACACCG GAGCAAATTCATCACTTTCATCAAGAAAATTAGA GAACCACTGGTGCTGACAACCCTTATCTCACTGTTTGTGAGGCTTCACAGCATAGTGCGG gATGATATTGTAAATGAAGTGACAGCAGAACACCTCTCCATCTGGCCATCTACTCTTCCAAA CATACAGGCAGTAGACGTGGAAGCTGTGGCTGTGACGGTCAAAGAGCTGGTGTCCTATGCCCTCACCCTCAATCCTAATAACCAGTCGTGGCTCATCACACAGGCAGATATCTACTTTG TGACCAATCAATACTCTGCTGCACTGAACTTTTACCTCCAGGCCGGAGCTGTGTGCTCGGACTTCTTCACCAAAGCTGTTCCCCCTGACGTCTACTCCGACCAG GTCCTGAAGAGGATGATCAAGTGCTGTTCAATGATGAACTGCCACACTCAG GTTGCAGTTCTCTGTCAGTTTCTTCGAGAGGTGGACTACATGACGGCATTTAAAGCTCTTCAAGAACAGAACAG tcACGATGCCATGGACTCATTCTATGACTACATCTGGGATGTCACCATCCTGGAATACCTCACAC ATATTCACCACAAACGGGGCGAGACTGAGAAGAGACAAATAGCG ATAAAAGCGATCGGACAGACGGAGTTAAACACCAGTAATCCAGAGGAAGTGCTGCAGCTGGCTGcacagaagaggaagaagagattCCTGCAGGCGATGGCCAAACTGTATTTCTAG
- the ints8 gene encoding integrator complex subunit 8 isoform X2, with translation MSVETADRVAAVTSSRPSTPLQTSWFEFLLDGRLLENHLQNSYPDPSPVQLIVQFLEQASKPSVNEQNQVQPPVDNRRNRTLKLLALKVAAHMKWDLDALEKGLTIPVLNMLLNELLCVSKVPPGVKHVDLDLSTLPPTTAMAVIIYNRWAIRTIVLSSFPEKQTKPGPHQMNMLSIVQQEKEMTDNILTVLKEQATDSISVLEGALQLKKDFYVHTLRTLDLLAADAAANGETESSTAGLRISADELQCQVHYDLGGIFFQQGCTDQTAYKNARDHFRQTKELLTKLDSTVHVHLDEKRLAGYWNACKALTEDCDPSDSQNTPYNQINSLIRARNYQAVIEAFIKDNVCRSLPNNFRRSVLREFLYKVQQGESTLDEVCYKLCVCNAVRDALEGEVLSVRFQQLLLKPSKKMVDFILEVCTLSLEKGRQSETSRRNMGTFMKTLCETLEELSLLFVVSSHKLFVELLKEEERKVLVEQLRKRSTTINLSAKPLPSFYDIPASASVNIGQLEQQLILLLEPRRIRQILMELHGMAERPFWRVNSKWEVPPDYINVILGIKDNLTKDLVYILMAKGLHCISIKDFAHARQLFSACLELVTEFSPKLRQVMLNEMLLLEVRAHETMAAEGSKERPPSDLVSRVRGYLEMRIHDLPLRQVVGKECVAFMLNWRENDYLTLQVPPSLVMNNPYIKLGQLLASTCKELPGPKECRRTAKELWDVVVQICSVSIQHKRNHDGRVGLIKQRESSMGILHRSKFITFIKKIREPLVLTTLISLFVRLHSIVRDDIVNEVTAEHLSIWPSTLPNIQAVDVEAVAVTVKELVSYALTLNPNNQSWLITQADIYFVTNQYSAALNFYLQAGAVCSDFFTKAVPPDVYSDQVLKRMIKCCSMMNCHTQVAVLCQFLREVDYMTAFKALQEQNSHDAMDSFYDYIWDVTILEYLTHIHHKRGETEKRQIAIKAIGQTELNTSNPEEVLQLAAQKRKKRFLQAMAKLYF, from the exons ATGAGTGTTGAGACAGCGGACCGGGTCGCTGCTGTGACCAGCAGCCGGCCTAGCACGCCTCTTCAGACCTCCTGGTTCGAGTTCCTCCTGGATGGCAGACTGCTGGAGAACCACCTACAGAACTCATACCCAG ACCCGTCGCCGGTGCAGCTGATCGTCCAGTTCCTGGAGCAGGCATCCAAGCCCTCCGTGAACGAGCAGAATCAAGTGCAGCCTCCGGTAGATAACCGCAGGAACCGCACCCTGAAGCTGCTGGCACTAAAGGTAGCTGCCCACATGAAGTGGGATCTGGATGCTCTTGAGAAAGG TTTGACCATTCCAGTATTAAATATGTTACTGAATGAACTCCTGTGTGTGAGCAAAGTGCCACCCGGGGTGAAACATGTGGACCTGGACCTGTCCACTCTGCCTCCGACCACAGCCATGGCTGTCATCATATACAACCGCTG GGCCATCAGAACCATCGTGCTGAGCAGCTTTCCAGAGAAACAGACCAAACCAGGACCTCACCAGATGAACAT GTTAAGTATTGTGCAGCAGGAGAAAGAGATGACTGACAACATCCTTACTGTG CTGAAAGAGCAGGCAACTGACTCCATCAGCGTCCTGGAAGGAGCTCTGCAGCTGAAGAAAGACTTCTACGTTCACACCCTGAGGACTCTGGATCTGCtggctgctgatgctgctgccaACGGAGAGACAGAGTCATCGACTGCAGGGCTTCGCATCAGTGCCGATGAGCTGCAGTGTCAG GTGCATTATGACTTGGGAGGTATTTTCTTCCAGCAAGGTTGCACAGACCAAACAGCCTATAAGAACGCCCGTGATCACTTTAGACAAACAAAGGAACTATTAACAAAG ctggACTCAACTGTTCATGTTCACTTGGATGAGAAACGTCTGGCTGGCTACTGGAACGCCTGCAAAGCTTTGACTGAAGACTGTGACCCGTCAGACTCCCAGAACACACCCTACAACCAGATCAACAGCCTGATCAGGGCGCGCAACTACCAG GCTGTCATCGAAGCCTTTATCAAAGACAACGTGTGCCGCAGTTTGCCAAACAACTTCAGACGGTCTGTTCTCAGGGAGTTCCTGTATAAAGTGCAACAAGG GGAATCAACCTTAGATGAGGTTTGCTACAAGCTGTGTGTTTGCAACGCCGTCCGAGATGCTTTGGAAGGAGAAGTCCTCAGTGTGCGCTTCCAGCAGCTCCTCCTCAAACCCAGTAAAAAGATGGTGGACTTCATTTTAGAG GTATGCACACTTTCGTTGGAAAAGGGTCGTCAGTCTGAGACATCAAGAAGAAACATGGGTACTTTCATGAA GACTCTGTGTGAAACCTTGGAAGAGCTGTCTCTGCTTTTTGTGGTGTCGTCTCATAAGCTCTTCGTGGAGCTgttgaaggaggaggagaggaaggtcCTGGTAGAGCAGCTGAGGAAGAGATCAACCACGATCAACCTCAGCGCCAAGCCTCTGCCTTCCTTCTATGACATTCCAG CATCAGCGAGTGTGAATATTGGGCAGCTGGAGCAGCAGCTCATCCTTTTACTGGAGCCACGCAGGATCAGACAGATCCTCATGGAACTCCACGGCATGGCCGAACGGCCCTTCTGGAGGGTCAACAGTAAG TGGGAAGTTCCACCAGACTACATAAACGTAATCCTTGGCATTAAAGACAACCTGACAAAGGACCTGGTTTATATCCTCATGGCCAAAGGACTCCACTGCATATCAATAAAG GACTTTGCCCATGCACGACAGCTTTTCTCAGCCTGCCTGGAGCTTGTTACAGAGTTCTCCCCAAAGCTGAGGCAGGTGATGCTGAACGAGATGCTGCTGCTGGAAGTCCGTGCACATGAGACAATGGCGGCCGAGGGCAGCAAGGAGCGGCCGCCCTCCGACCTGGTCAGCAGGGTCAGAGGATACCTGGAGATGAGGATTCACG ATCTGCCTCTGCGTCAGGTGGTAGGAAAGGAGTGTGTTGCTTTCATGTTGAACTGGAGGGAGAACGATTACCTTACTCTGCAGGTGCCACCATCTCTGGTCATGAACAACCCATACATCAAG CTGGGTCAGCTTCTGGCTTCAACTTGCAAAGAGCTTCCAGGTCCTAAAGAGTGTCGGCGCACAGCCAAGGAGCTGTGGGATGTGGTGGTTCAGATCTGCAGCGTGTCCATCCAGCACAAGAGGAATCACGACGGCAGAGTGGGCCTCATCAAACAGAGAGAGTCCTCCATGGGCATTCTACACCG GAGCAAATTCATCACTTTCATCAAGAAAATTAGA GAACCACTGGTGCTGACAACCCTTATCTCACTGTTTGTGAGGCTTCACAGCATAGTGCGG gATGATATTGTAAATGAAGTGACAGCAGAACACCTCTCCATCTGGCCATCTACTCTTCCAAA CATACAGGCAGTAGACGTGGAAGCTGTGGCTGTGACGGTCAAAGAGCTGGTGTCCTATGCCCTCACCCTCAATCCTAATAACCAGTCGTGGCTCATCACACAGGCAGATATCTACTTTG TGACCAATCAATACTCTGCTGCACTGAACTTTTACCTCCAGGCCGGAGCTGTGTGCTCGGACTTCTTCACCAAAGCTGTTCCCCCTGACGTCTACTCCGACCAG GTCCTGAAGAGGATGATCAAGTGCTGTTCAATGATGAACTGCCACACTCAG GTTGCAGTTCTCTGTCAGTTTCTTCGAGAGGTGGACTACATGACGGCATTTAAAGCTCTTCAAGAACAGAACAG tcACGATGCCATGGACTCATTCTATGACTACATCTGGGATGTCACCATCCTGGAATACCTCACAC ATATTCACCACAAACGGGGCGAGACTGAGAAGAGACAAATAGCG ATAAAAGCGATCGGACAGACGGAGTTAAACACCAGTAATCCAGAGGAAGTGCTGCAGCTGGCTGcacagaagaggaagaagagattCCTGCAGGCGATGGCCAAACTGTATTTCTAG